ATTAAAGTAGTGGATCTTATGCacaataatataaatacaaacaCCATACATTTTACTACTAGGACTCATTTTCTTATACAATAAACAttataattgaaatataaaagaattctGCCATATATAAAGTAACTACTCTTTGAACACTCATTGATACATTTAAAAGGTATTACTGTATATATGCATCTAGTTATGGGCTTATTTACATGCATAGATCACAAAATCCAGAAGATGGTTTCagatctggagctggagttatgggcaaTTGTGGGTCTCCTGAATTCAGTACTGGAAGCAAAACTCAGGTCAACTGGAGTATGTAACATGCAGTCTTAACATCTGAGTTATCTCTTAGCTCaggacattattattattattattattattattattattattatactaaatatgaaaattctttattattaaaataatcatcATATTGCAATGTCCAAATACAAAATATTGAGCATATTTACAAACTAAATGCTGaacattttcttttgatttcagaGACAACTCCAAAGCAGCACATCACGCTGTCATCACATCCATTGGTTATTGTAAGAGTTAGCTTTTGCTATACAACAAGAATTGCTAAAAAGAAGTGTTTTAATAAAGTGTCAGTGTTTTCAATGAGACAATATAATGATGAGATAGTCCAGTCTAGGCTGATTCCTGCATTTGTAGCCAGTAGTGTTTGGCTTGGGAATTTCTTGACATCTGGCCTGGACATCTACTTAGTGGGATTTAGCTGAGAGATGATTTAGGATACTGGCTGTGGAAACATACACACCCCATCACAAATGATGACATAGCTATTATGTTGTTCAAGGACTTAGGATAAAAATAAccactcttatttttttaaatagctgagtagtactccattgtgtaagtgtaccacattttctgtatccattcctttgttgaaggacacctgggttctttccagcttctggctattataaataggtctgctatgaacatagtggagcatgagtccttgttacatgttggagtatcttctgggtatatgccaaggagtagtatagctgtgtcctcaggtagtactatgtctaattttctgaggaaccaccaaattgatttccagagtgattttaccatcttgcaattctaccagcaatggaggggtgttcctctttctccatagccttaccagcatctgctgtcccctgagttttcatttcagccattctgactggtatgaggtagaatctcagggttgtttgatttgcatctccctaataaTTAAGGATACTGAACttgtctttaggtgcttcacagccattcgagtttcctcaattgacaattctctgttttgctctgtCTTTTATATcactgtgatagtttgtatatgctcggcccagtaggtgtgtcactgtgggtgtgggctttaaaccctcctcctagctgcctggaagtcagtattctgctagcagcctgcagatgaagatgtagaatgctCAGCTCCTCCATATCCTCTGTGAGCTTCattatttctctatttagtttttgtttggtgtCCACTCACCTCTGCTGACCTTGTTCCGGTGGACCCTGGCACAGATTCCAAGCAGATTGTTTCTGGGCCCTGGCAGGCATCCACAGGGAAGCGGGATGCTTTTGCAGACCCATAAGTTTTCTCTTGGAGGCAGGTCAAGCGCTCTGCTGGCTATACTGCAGGTTGATTCTGACCAGCAAGGGATTGGTGGTAGAGGGTCCAAGCTGGGCTGTTCCTGGGCTCTCTGCAGGCCCCCAGGGGAAACCAGGATGCTCTTAGGGTTTCTCAAAGTTAACTGGGGATGGCAGGATATGTCCAGAGTCAGAGCCAAAGCCCAACTATAGAGGTCAAAGGACTGTGTTCAATTCacctctctgatttttttctcaagaccTTCCTCCTGCTGTACTTTATATAAGATATCAAAATCTAAATTACCTTGAGTTTTAATATGCTGACGAGTTCAGAGAGTAAGGGCAGGTGTCTCAGAGCTGGTAAGTCTTTAGCTCTTACAGACTGATATTTGTTTCATCTTTTCGTTCACTAGAACTATTTCTTTTCTAACTCATAATTAGACACATTCCAAGAAGAAgttttaaatattagaaataaacaTGCAAAGGAATCAAACTACAACAGGAATGATTTTCCCTCTCTTTAGGGATTTCATTACTTGCAATCACAACTTCTACTGTAAAGCAGTCTTCCCTGAAACACTCTCTAATAGACCCAAGCATGGCAAACATGACATTGACATATTTTGCCCCCTtacttcttcttctcttcctttgttaTGTTCCTGGGACTCTGGCTCAAGtgcattgtcttgtcttgacaTCAGTTCAGCACACCTTCTTCAACAAATGAACAGCAACACTCAACTCCCAACTTTTATCTGAGATGGAGTGACTCTATGGTCACCTTACATAAATTCTCTTGCCTTCCATCTCAAGCTTTTCTGTAGCACATACTAAATTCCCAGTCTGGATggctttattttttctaaaaaggtGGTCCCTACCCAGAAGTCTAATTTTCGCCTGGGATGACTGACAATGCACTGAGAGGATAGCAAAAGGAAATAACTATGTGCCATGCAATGTAAGATGCATAGACCAACTACCAATGTAACAGAGGTATTTACAACCCCTTCTGACCTCTTCTTAGGTGCATTTCCTCTTGTAGGTGTGATATTGTTGTGTTCCTATGAAAAGCTGTGAATTGAATGCAATATTTTAGTTGCCATCAGCACCAAGAAGCTAGGGCTATTCCACATCCCTCTGTGCACTAGTCCCTCCAGGAGAgggctggtctcccaggggtgctcTCACTCCCAGGCTTGGAGTGGAgttttccactttctctccaatacctggctggaaaactcatagctctgagtgcctccaaaaagaaactggagagaccatacactagcagcttgacagcacatatgaaagctctagaacaaaaagaaacaaaaacacccaagaggagtagatgataggagataatcaaactcagggctgaaatcaaccaaataaaaacaaaaagaactatacaaagaatcaaacaaaccaggagctgattctttgagaaaaatcaacaagatagataaacctttagtgaGCCTAActagagggtacagagacagtattcaaattaacaaagtcagaaatgaaaagggaaacataacaacagaaactgaggaaataaaaaaaaaaaaaccatcagatcctactacaaaagcctatactcaacaaaactggaaaatctgaatgaaatggacaattgtATAGACAAATAGCAAGTATCAAAGTTATATCAGGACCAGACACaagatctaaacagtcccataaccctaatgaaatagaagcagtcattaatagtctcccaaccaaaacaagaccaggactagatgggtttaatgcagagttctatcagaccatcaaagaagacataataccaattctcttcaaacaattccacaaaatagaaacagaaggaacattaccaaattcattctatgaaaccacaattatgttTATACCTAGGCCaccaaagatcaaacaaagaaagagaatgtcaaaccaatttcccttataaatatcgatgcaaaattactcaataaaattcctgcaaatcgaatctaagaacacatcaaaacgatcatctgtcacgatcaagtaggctttatcccagggatgcagaaatccatcaacataaaaCACTGCACAAGCAAACTGAcagaaaaacacatgatcatttcattagatgctgagaaagcatttgacataatccaacacaccttcatgataaaagtcttggaaagatcaggaattcaaggcccatacctaaacaaagtaaaaacaatataacacagaccagtagccaacataaaactaaatggagatggtatattctttattataattattttcatgACAGCACTGAAAAGCTCATGCACAGTAAAACCTTCTCAATAGGTAATTCTATTGTTATTAAAATGTAagacatttctcttttttattgaatgtttCATACACATTAGGAGTttccttaatttattttacactccagattttattcccctcctggtccactctctgactgttccatgtTCCATACCTCCTGCCCACCCCTGTCTCCATTAGGATGTcctcacacccccacccccacccccaacctcacctgacctctaaacttcctggggtcTCCTGTCTTTTGAGGGtttggtgcatcttctctgactaaaccagacccagcagtcctctgctgttggGGGCCTCAGAACAGTTGGCATATGCTGCCTGGctgatggtccagtgtttgagaaatcttgAGGGTTCAGGTTCATTGAGACTGCTGgacctcctacagggtcaccctcctcttcagcttcttccagatttcccCAACTGAACCACCAGGGtcaacagcttctgtccattggttgggtgtaaatatctgcatctgactctttcaacttcttcatgggacttctggagtgcagtcatgctagatctctttttgtgagtgctccatagcctcagtaacagtgtcaggccttgggacctcccctggagctggattccactttgggactgtcactggaccttttttttcctcaggctcctctcctttTCAatacctgtaattcttttttttttaacatatatttttattttctgtattctttgtttacaatccaaaagctttcctctttcccagttcccccctccccatatgtcccataagtcctcttttctccatccattctcctatcttaccccctcccttttctctgtcctggtactcccctataatgctggatcaagcctttccaggattagggccctcttcttccttcttcatgggaatcatttgatatgctaattgtagcttcagtattcagagcttcagggctaattaatatccacttatcaatgattgcattccatgtgtattcttttgtgattgcgttatctcacttaggatgatattttccagttccatccatttgcctaaaaagttcatgaattcattgtttttatttgctgaatagtactccattgtgtatatataccacattttctatatccattcctccattgagggatatctgggttctttccagcttctagctattataaataaggctgctatgaacatagtggagcatgtgtccttattgcatgctggggaatcctctgggtatatgcgcacagaggtatagcagggtcctccggaagtgttatgtccagttttcttaggaacggccagactgatttccatagtggctgtaccatcttacaaccccaccagcagtgaaggagtgttcctctttctccacatcctcgccaacacctgctgtctcctgagtttttaaccttagccattctgactggtgtgaggtgaaatctcagggttgttttgatttgcatttccctaatggctaattaTGGGTCAGATTTAGGACTATGGGAtggctcccctctccctcatttaaTGCCCTGTGTTCCTGCTGGCAGTAtgctctacaagttctctctccctactctccctactgttgagcatttcatctaagatccctccctcttagtcctgagagtctctgaccTCCCAGaactctggtgcattctggagggtccccccaacctcctacggcaacctcccaaggttgcctgctTCCATTATTTCTGCTGGACCTTGGGGCTTCAgaccttttccttctcccaatACTAGAtaaggttcccctctcccctccactctccccCTTTCACCTGCCCACATTCCTTcctaggtccctccctctcttcccacttGTGATAgctttgttctccctcctaagtggactgaggtgtcctcacttgggcacttcagcttgttgacatttttgagttctgtggattgtatcttgggtattctggaattttttgttttgttttgctttgctttgctttgcttttttggctaacatccacttattagtgagaacataccatgcatgtccttttggatctgaatTATCTcaatcaggatattttctagttccatccatttgtctgcaaaactcaggtaTCCTCGTTCTTGATAGCTAAGGAGTATTACAATGTGTGAATGAAcaaaattttctgtatctattcttctgtcgagggacatctgggttgtttccagcttctggctatcacaaataatgctgctatgaacatagtggaacacatgcccctgtggcatggtggggcgtctttggggtatattcccaagagtggtatagctgggtcttcaggtagttctATTTCCAATtgtctgaggaaactccagattgatttccagagtggttgcaccagttttcaatcccagaagcagtggaggaatgttcctctttctccactgtcGCGCGCCTATCGGCTCTCAAGAATGACGCACGGCAACAGGATTCTTCTGCAGGATTCTTCTGCGGACACTCTTTACTGTACAGCTTTTCGGTACCACTCCTgaggctgagagttctgaaccttcCCCGGACGGGCCACCAACTGTCGGTGCCTAACCTTGTCCCGCAAGGAAAGATGCGacacgaccaggttcttctctgcagcactttatttaggaccttccttttcttcttctacacgGGGCCCCGAACCTGTCTTTTGCCGCCCTTAcatagcccagcagccctcgcttaggggcatgtcgcattgtgataggagaactaaggttcacctcattagcatgccaatgTTGAGTCATAGCAAAGCCATACTGCacgtgtgttaaagttgtttaccaactgcacgtgtgttaaagttgtttaccaactgcacgtgtgttaaagttgtttGCATGGACTAAATAGTTGTTACCAGCGCCGTCTTGCAAcagcgctggataaagtggcttcccacactCCACTTCCTCTCCAAAATGTGttgttacctgaggttttgatcttaggtCTTAATCTTTACTCCATTCGGACTGATGTAAGACTGAATCTCAGcatccttttgatttgcatttctctgatcactaaggactttgaacatttctttaggtgattctcagccatttgaaattcctcagttgtgaaatctcagtgcagtttctataccccattttttgattgggttgtttccttttttggtgattaatttcttgagttctttgtatattttggatattagccttcttttGGATGTGGGGTTGATGAacaattttttttccaatctgtaggttgccaatctGTCTTactgactatatcctttgccttacagaagctttctaatttcatgaggtcccatttatcaattcttgattttaaagcCTGAGCCGTTGGAGCTCTGTTTAGGACATTTCCCCCTATGCCCATAAATTCatggctctttcccactttctcttctatcaaatTCAGTagatctggttttatattgaggtctgaAGTCTCAGTCATTCTTTAAACAATGCAGCAATTAATAGAACTTTCTGATCCAAAGATGAGAATATGTGGAGAATGTAGGAAATGACCATGGATTACACATaacaaaaagaatgcacaggaagaACTTGAATTGTATGACAAAggattgtcttagggttttactgctgtgaacagacaccatgaccaagggaagtcttataaagacagcatttaattggggctggattataggtttagaggttcaatccattatcaccaaggtggaaatccaggcagacatggttcaggaggagctgagagttctacttcttcatctacaggctgctagcagaatactgacttctaggcagctaggaggagggtttaaagcccacacccacagtgacacacctactgggccaagcatatacaaaccatcacagtgataTAAAAGacagagcaaaacagagaattctcaactgaggaaactcgaatggctgtgaagcacctaaagacaaGTTCAGTATCTTTAATTATTAGGGAGATACAAATCAAagaaccatgagattccacctcacaccagtcagaatggctgagataaaaaagtcaggggacagcagatgctggtgaggctatggagaaagaacactccttcattgctggtgggattgtaagctggtaaaatcactctggaaatcagtttggtggttcctcaggaaattagacatagtactacctgaggacccagctataccactccttggcatatacccagaagatactccaacatgtaataaggacacatgttccactttgttcatagcagccctatttataatagccagaagctggaaagaagccagatgtccttcaacagaggaatggatacagaaactatataatggagtactactcagctattaaaaacaaagaattcataaaattcttaggcgaatggatggaactagaatgtgccatcctgagtgaggtaaccaagtcacaagggaacacacatggcatgcactcactgataagtggatattagcccaaaagcccagaataaacaagatacaattcacaagccacatgaagctcaagaagaaggaagaccaaaatgtaggTGCTTCGCTTTTTcagagaaatggaacaaaatacacacaggagcaattatggagaccaagtgtggggcagagactgaaggaaaggccatccacagactgtcctacctggggattcaccctataaacagtcgccaaaccccgacactattgtggatgccaacaagtacttgttgaaaggagcctggtatggctgtctcttgagaaACCAtgctagagccttacagatacagaggcaaatgctagcagccaatcattggactaagcgcagagtccccaatggaggatttggagggaagactggaggagctgaaggggtttgcagcctaaTGGATAGAAtgatgatgtcagccaaccaaaccctcccagggctcccaggaactaagccatcaaccaagtgatgcacatggttccagccgcaTTTggggcagaggaatgccttgttgggcatcagtgggaagagaggtcgttggtcctatgaaggcttgatagatgccacagtgtggggaaatcaaggggatGGGGGGATAAGTGGGagtaggttgggtggaggggAATCCTCATgggggcagggggatggaggatgggttggggggttttctgggagggaggaaaccaggaaagggaataacatttaaaatgtaaattaagaatatattcaataagaaTTATTcctcaaaaaaagagagagcaatTGTAGGAGTTAAATGACTGAATTCTTGTTATTCAGTCTAATCAATGGACTGCAGTGGACAATCCAAACCATTGCCCTTAAGCACTACTAAAACAGACACTTTATGAAGGTGAATCTATTGATCTGCTTCTAGTTACACTCCCTAACAGGATTTTCAGAGCTGTCTTTATGTCTTTGTTCCTCAGACTGTAGATGAAGGGGTTCAGCATGGGGGTGACCACAGTATACATCAATGAAGCTGTTGCAGTGGCATGTGAGTTTTGGGTCACAGCAGAACTGAGGTACACTCCTAGGAGTGTGCAATAAAATAAGGAGACAACTGAGAGGTGAGATGCACAGGTGGAAAATGCTTTGTACTTCCCTTGAGCTGAAGAGATTGCACGAATGGAGGACACTATCTTAGAGTAGGAGTAAAGGATACCAGAGAGGGGGCCAACAGCCAGTAGCATAGCTGTGATGTAAATCACCATATCATTAAGAAAGGTGTCAGAACATGCCTGGTGTACCACTTGATTAAGTTCACagaaaaaatgagggatttctaaGTTTGTGCAGAATGACAGCCGTAACGCCAAAAAGCTATGTAACAAGGAATTCAAAACACCTATAATCCAGCATGCCAGAATCAGCAATCCACAGCGTCTTGTGTTCATGATGCTCATGTAATGCAGGGGgtgacagatggccacatagcgatcataggccatcACAGTCAGCAGAAAGATATCTAACCCTGAAAAAAGCAGTAAGAAGTACATCTGGGTGATGCAGCCTGCATAGGTGATGACCTTGCCCTGCGTGTGAATGTTCACCAACATCTGTGGGACGGTGGTGGAAGTGAAGCAGATGTCCACAAAGGACAGATTAGAGAGGAAGATGTACATAGGTGTGTGCAGGTGGGAGTCAACAATGATGGCCACGATGATGAGTAGGTTCCCAGTGACAGTCACTAGATACATGGAGAGGAACAGTCCAAATATGAGAGGCTGAATTTGAGGTTGATTCTCTGAGA
The sequence above is drawn from the Apodemus sylvaticus chromosome 20, mApoSyl1.1, whole genome shotgun sequence genome and encodes:
- the LOC127670856 gene encoding olfactory receptor 7A17-like, which produces MESGNDSQLSEFFLLGFSENQPQIQPLIFGLFLSMYLVTVTGNLLIIVAIIVDSHLHTPMYIFLSNLSFVDICFTSTTVPQMLVNIHTQGKVITYAGCITQMYFLLLFSGLDIFLLTVMAYDRYVAICHPLHYMSIMNTRRCGLLILACWIIGVLNSLLHSFLALRLSFCTNLEIPHFFCELNQVVHQACSDTFLNDMVIYITAMLLAVGPLSGILYSYSKIVSSIRAISSAQGKYKAFSTCASHLSVVSLFYCTLLGVYLSSAVTQNSHATATASLMYTVVTPMLNPFIYSLRNKDIKTALKILLGSVTRSRSIDSPS